One Rossellomorea aquimaris DNA window includes the following coding sequences:
- a CDS encoding spore germination protein, whose product MIITYQWADSRAASSVLSPLLGVYLPAVYIALANFHKDDLPNKISKALISDDELLPTFWEIAILLFLVRILVDVSFRLPQSAVILVSLIGTIVIGETAVTAKLIHPVSLIVIGITALSSFLGANRGLVGPDATLRILFLITANFFGFNGIVIGTTILIMYMVSLKSVGVPYLSPIIPFKMQELKDTFYREDLQKLTNSKHAYTKDGD is encoded by the coding sequence ATGATTATCACATATCAATGGGCAGATTCACGAGCCGCATCATCCGTTTTATCGCCTCTATTAGGAGTGTACCTGCCAGCCGTTTACATAGCGTTAGCAAATTTTCATAAAGATGACTTACCAAACAAGATTTCCAAAGCACTCATATCTGACGATGAGCTATTGCCAACCTTTTGGGAAATCGCCATTCTTTTATTCTTGGTAAGGATTTTAGTAGATGTTTCGTTCCGTCTTCCGCAAAGCGCGGTCATATTGGTGTCTTTAATCGGGACAATCGTCATTGGCGAAACAGCGGTCACTGCCAAATTAATCCACCCTGTCAGTCTTATCGTCATAGGGATAACCGCTCTTTCCAGTTTCTTGGGAGCTAACAGAGGACTGGTGGGACCTGATGCCACCTTAAGAATACTATTTTTGATAACGGCTAATTTTTTTGGGTTTAATGGCATCGTTATCGGGACAACCATTTTAATTATGTACATGGTGAGTCTGAAATCGGTCGGTGTTCCTTATCTTTCACCCATCATTCCATTTAAGATGCAGGAATTGAAGGATACATTTTATCGAGAAGATTTACAAAAGCTTACTAATAGCAAGCATGCTTATACTAAAGATGGTGATTGA
- a CDS encoding spore germination protein, with product MPKIEMCLKENIENIKNTFHETSDLIVRNIKSGCEGTHEMNIVYLDGIIDTDHIQDYVVDPLLESFKAEDFNETLIDQIIGRIVESADVKTTSQYQELIDAIVQGSTVLLVNGFREGIIIPTPKWAERSVEASIGERSVRGPQIGLTEKMKTNINLIRGSLKTPDLCVETVEIGSTSPTSVSILYIEGTVDKGILKEVKNRLNSLTLKYVLSERVLEDVLEGKPRSIFSRVRHSERIDGAVSSLFEGRVVVIVDGYPFAIIAPALFIDFIQAPDDYHISMGRFTSRIIRFIASIRSVPASRLHSVSKFS from the coding sequence ATGCCTAAAATAGAAATGTGCTTAAAAGAAAATATAGAAAATATAAAAAATACCTTTCACGAGACATCTGACCTTATCGTAAGAAATATAAAGTCTGGCTGCGAAGGTACCCACGAAATGAATATTGTCTACTTAGACGGAATTATCGATACAGATCATATTCAGGATTATGTGGTAGATCCGTTATTAGAATCATTCAAGGCAGAAGATTTTAATGAAACACTCATCGATCAAATCATTGGAAGAATAGTTGAATCTGCAGATGTGAAAACCACTTCTCAGTATCAAGAATTGATCGATGCGATTGTACAAGGAAGTACCGTGTTACTGGTTAACGGTTTTCGAGAAGGCATCATTATACCAACTCCCAAGTGGGCAGAAAGAAGCGTCGAAGCGTCAATTGGAGAACGTTCGGTAAGAGGTCCGCAAATTGGATTGACAGAAAAGATGAAAACAAATATCAATCTGATAAGAGGTTCATTAAAGACCCCGGATTTGTGTGTGGAAACAGTAGAAATTGGTTCCACTTCACCAACATCTGTTTCAATCTTATATATTGAAGGTACTGTCGATAAAGGCATTTTAAAAGAAGTTAAGAACAGGCTAAATAGTCTTACCTTAAAGTATGTCCTTAGTGAAAGAGTATTGGAGGATGTATTAGAAGGAAAGCCAAGGTCTATTTTTTCCCGGGTAAGACATTCAGAACGAATTGACGGGGCAGTCTCATCCTTATTTGAAGGAAGAGTGGTAGTGATTGTTGACGGGTACCCTTTCGCCATCATAGCACCTGCTTTATTTATCGATTTTATTCAAGCACCTGATGATTATCACATATCAATGGGCAGATTCACGAGCCGCATCATCCGTTTTATCGCCTCTATTAGGAGTGTACCTGCCAGCCGTTTACATAGCGTTAGCAAATTTTCATAA
- a CDS encoding CBS domain-containing protein, translating to MNIAFFLVPKRDVAYIKYESTMRQALEKMEYHRYTSVPLISEDGKYAGTLTEGDLLWKIKNTPGLTFQNTSKVMLSDIPLHRQQQPIHIDAEMEDIISKSMEQNFVPVVDDQDHFIGIIRRREIIDYCFRQMLNDELKL from the coding sequence TTGAATATCGCTTTTTTCTTAGTTCCCAAAAGGGACGTTGCCTATATTAAATATGAATCGACTATGAGGCAGGCACTCGAGAAGATGGAGTATCATCGATATACTTCAGTCCCATTGATCAGTGAGGATGGGAAATATGCAGGTACCCTGACAGAAGGGGATCTTCTATGGAAAATAAAAAACACCCCCGGACTCACGTTTCAAAATACCAGTAAAGTAATGCTCTCTGACATTCCTTTGCACAGGCAGCAACAACCTATTCATATAGATGCTGAGATGGAAGATATCATTTCCAAATCTATGGAACAGAATTTTGTCCCGGTAGTCGATGATCAGGATCACTTTATAGGGATCATCAGAAGAAGAGAAATCATTGATTATTGTTTCAGGCAGATGTTGAATGACGAACTTAAGTTGTGA
- the kdpDN gene encoding KdpD-like non-kinase potassium sensor (KdpDN resembles contains the N-terminal sensor region of KdpD but lacks the C-terminal histidine kinase region.): MEKDHPYFRRRTPEEILQTITESTRGKLKLYIGAAPGVGKSYKMLQDAADLKKEGKDVVIGFIETHGRAETEAQLKDLEQVPLKIMNYKGKKFYELNVEGIIERKPDIVLVDELAHTNITGSVNSKRYEDVALILEAGIDVLSAVNIQHLESVNDIVQHITGVKVRERVPDTFVQKAAEIQLIDVTPEALRKRLREGKIYAPVKIEQSLTHFFTTTNLSALRELALREIANDVDERIEQISGDLQHGPIGVNEKILVCIHYGPTAEKLIRRGWRMAHRLKAELYILNITAERLSHADHVREQKIKEWKMLAEQFNATLIFEEQQNRKPAAVIIEVAKKYNVTQILLGQSARTRWEEIRKGSIVNMIMRETTNIDIHIVADGR, encoded by the coding sequence GTGGAAAAGGATCACCCTTACTTCAGGAGAAGGACCCCTGAAGAAATTCTCCAGACAATCACAGAATCCACACGAGGGAAATTGAAATTATATATCGGTGCTGCACCTGGAGTGGGAAAGTCTTATAAAATGCTTCAGGACGCTGCTGATTTAAAAAAGGAAGGAAAAGACGTGGTGATTGGATTCATCGAGACCCACGGACGTGCAGAAACGGAGGCTCAGCTGAAAGATCTTGAGCAGGTACCGTTAAAGATCATGAATTATAAAGGAAAGAAATTTTACGAACTGAATGTTGAAGGAATCATTGAGAGAAAACCGGATATTGTCCTTGTTGACGAACTTGCCCATACGAATATAACAGGTTCCGTCAATTCAAAGAGATATGAAGATGTAGCTTTGATCCTCGAGGCTGGAATCGATGTCCTGTCAGCTGTGAATATTCAACACTTGGAAAGCGTGAACGATATCGTCCAGCACATAACAGGAGTGAAAGTAAGAGAAAGAGTGCCGGATACATTTGTCCAAAAGGCCGCTGAAATCCAACTGATAGATGTGACACCTGAAGCCTTAAGAAAGAGGCTGAGGGAAGGCAAAATTTATGCTCCCGTGAAGATTGAACAAAGTTTAACCCATTTCTTCACCACAACAAATTTATCAGCACTTCGTGAACTGGCATTAAGGGAGATTGCAAATGATGTTGATGAGAGAATTGAACAAATAAGCGGTGATCTCCAGCATGGGCCCATCGGAGTGAACGAGAAAATCCTGGTTTGTATCCATTACGGACCCACGGCGGAAAAGCTGATAAGAAGAGGTTGGAGGATGGCACATCGCCTGAAGGCAGAATTATATATTTTGAACATTACTGCAGAGAGATTATCCCATGCAGATCATGTTAGAGAGCAAAAAATAAAAGAATGGAAAATGCTTGCCGAACAGTTTAATGCCACATTGATATTCGAAGAACAACAAAACAGGAAGCCTGCTGCTGTCATCATCGAAGTCGCCAAAAAATATAACGTCACCCAAATCTTACTAGGGCAGTCTGCCAGAACCAGATGGGAGGAAATAAGAAAAGGGTCTATCGTCAACATGATCATGAGGGAAACAACGAATATCGATATACACATCGTTGCAGATGGAAGATAA
- the kdpC gene encoding potassium-transporting ATPase subunit KdpC: protein MKHSQLAGPIIRSSFTIMVLAGLVYPLASTGIAQAIMPDKADGSLVYNDRNEVVGSELIGQNVSDPTFFHGRVSAIEYDASGSGSNNYAPSNEDMINRTEESLEVWKKANPDTPISEVPVDLVTDSGSGLDPHISVQGALAQVNRISELTGVSKEKLKELIEENTKGKEWGIFGEERVNVLMLNLDLQEIL, encoded by the coding sequence ATGAAGCATAGCCAACTTGCCGGTCCGATTATCAGATCAAGCTTTACCATCATGGTGCTCGCGGGACTGGTTTACCCACTGGCATCAACAGGGATAGCACAGGCCATCATGCCGGATAAGGCGGATGGGAGTTTAGTTTATAATGATCGAAATGAAGTGGTGGGATCGGAATTGATCGGGCAAAACGTTAGTGATCCAACCTTCTTTCATGGAAGGGTGTCCGCCATCGAATACGATGCTTCAGGTTCTGGATCCAATAACTATGCCCCATCCAATGAGGATATGATCAACCGAACAGAGGAATCATTGGAAGTGTGGAAAAAAGCTAATCCGGACACACCGATCAGTGAAGTTCCGGTCGATCTCGTGACAGATTCAGGCTCAGGTCTTGATCCTCATATTTCGGTTCAAGGTGCACTAGCGCAGGTGAACAGAATATCTGAGCTGACTGGTGTTTCGAAGGAGAAGCTGAAGGAATTGATTGAAGAGAACACCAAAGGGAAGGAATGGGGGATTTTCGGAGAAGAGCGTGTCAATGTGCTCATGCTTAATCTCGACCTGCAGGAGATATTATAA